One part of the Dyadobacter sp. 676 genome encodes these proteins:
- a CDS encoding TlpA disulfide reductase family protein, translating to MSDLHKSIKLASTIVMHLLVKIVVAMIVVAPFGLANGKCNNFQHSDNFIVVDVKLTDGNRLYYIDDFGNLEFLKSGVNRFDDTSDLQVTDNRFKIDYFLKKGDRITVTKSNEFVKLASQNSERDRELMFPLAFFKKFDSESFNQLSFQRSFLGKEYVANPKSRNNAFESQYRDYDGFIKQYAAENHLNNHFVQFYEAVELFNVTERKLRFGNVVFPAQYIKDMTQEAETSLKEDRFLFLSSYRNSANACLFALRKLYPETAVRDILAKHFSGQTRTYLVVSILNSPRNTGPMFKLTKKERDQLVADVAATHEDSKYSRYLSTIDRISSISIQGDDVITSSGKKSTFGKATGNKITYVDFWASWCAPCREEMPASARLSDQYSSKGINFVYISIDKNPAAWQKAAHQIGLNKDASFLMPKGIQSAILRKYGVKSIPRYMIIDKSGKVVDSDAPRPSDPAINQIFNRLSF from the coding sequence TTGTCTGATTTACATAAATCAATCAAATTAGCAAGCACAATAGTTATGCATTTATTGGTGAAGATCGTTGTTGCAATGATAGTCGTTGCTCCATTTGGACTTGCAAACGGGAAGTGTAACAATTTCCAACACTCGGACAATTTTATTGTAGTCGACGTAAAATTGACTGATGGAAATAGGCTTTACTATATTGATGATTTCGGAAACTTGGAATTTTTAAAAAGCGGAGTAAACAGGTTCGATGACACATCCGATCTTCAAGTCACAGATAATCGATTCAAAATAGACTATTTCCTTAAGAAAGGTGACCGAATCACAGTTACTAAATCAAATGAGTTTGTCAAGTTAGCTTCACAAAATAGTGAAAGGGACAGGGAGCTAATGTTCCCACTCGCCTTTTTTAAGAAGTTTGATTCAGAGTCATTTAATCAATTGTCTTTTCAACGTTCCTTCTTGGGTAAGGAATATGTTGCCAATCCCAAATCTCGTAACAACGCTTTCGAAAGTCAGTATAGAGATTACGATGGCTTTATAAAGCAATACGCAGCGGAAAATCATCTTAACAATCACTTTGTGCAATTTTATGAAGCTGTGGAGCTCTTTAATGTCACCGAGCGAAAGCTACGTTTTGGAAATGTGGTGTTTCCAGCCCAGTATATCAAAGACATGACGCAAGAAGCGGAGACAAGCCTCAAAGAAGACCGATTCCTTTTTTTAAGTTCGTATAGGAACTCGGCAAACGCTTGTTTGTTCGCTCTTAGGAAACTATATCCCGAGACAGCTGTACGAGATATTTTGGCGAAGCATTTTTCCGGTCAGACGCGAACCTACTTAGTTGTAAGTATATTGAATAGTCCGAGAAATACTGGCCCCATGTTTAAGCTAACTAAAAAAGAGCGCGACCAGTTAGTCGCTGATGTTGCGGCTACTCATGAAGATTCAAAGTATTCAAGATATTTGTCCACTATAGACAGGATCAGCTCGATTAGTATCCAAGGCGACGATGTCATCACTTCGTCCGGAAAAAAATCGACTTTCGGAAAAGCCACTGGCAATAAGATAACGTACGTTGATTTCTGGGCCTCTTGGTGTGCGCCTTGCCGAGAAGAAATGCCTGCATCCGCTAGGCTCAGTGATCAGTATTCAAGTAAGGGAATTAACTTCGTCTATATCTCAATCGACAAAAATCCAGCTGCTTGGCAGAAGGCGGCGCATCAGATCGGCCTTAATAAGGACGCAAGCTTTCTTATGCCCAAAGGAATACAATCCGCCATTCTCCGAAAATATGGTGTAAAGTCGATCCCGAGATATATGATTATTGATAAAAGCGGCAAGGTGGTCGATTCTGATGCACCGCGACCGTCAGATCCGGCAATTAATCAAATCTTTAATCGACTCAGTTTCTAA
- a CDS encoding vitamin K epoxide reductase family protein, which yields MNPNASEKNAMLASLDLIRRADIRATSHTVKNLLWNHPDFPRLTSISDTLQDLHVKNISVRLSIEQLQTAPMPALGFMNVGGGVLATIISADENKVEWIDTTLGRQVDAIDSFRLKWSGITLLLERTEHSGEPEYTEKRRNEVLSSLRKPTAMVLGLVAVSCVVALAVIGGVDPSLVLPLLFSKICGTIVCSMLVWAGIDLSNPVLRKVCNLSGKSSCGSLLSSKSARLFRVFKWSEIGLIYFFGTLLTIVTAMLTGSISEVLPWIGALSVLAFPYAIYSVSYQAFIWKSWCVMCLVVQLLLLLELLFVISTPAPVFSHISYQVVGTFIIGFSISIASWLAFQSTLVKSIKFAGVSRSFEQMKFASNYLKSLMEMREPIPPFFNGMKVGGIGDIESDNVLTVVLTPKCRSCADMYEQVVKLKGRMDDLRVNFLFAAYNDIQDESGKIARNLLSLPVEEINGGLARWFAKQNMTADQWIGENRRNISEIETGISQLDLHVRWSELAGITNTPFMIFNDIKLPPFYSVSDIEKLSRYLQPTGFDQIT from the coding sequence ATGAATCCGAATGCCTCTGAAAAAAATGCGATGCTTGCATCCCTGGACTTGATTCGGCGTGCAGATATTCGCGCTACCTCTCATACCGTCAAAAATCTGTTATGGAATCATCCTGATTTTCCTAGATTAACGTCCATTTCGGATACTTTACAAGACTTACATGTCAAAAATATCTCCGTGCGCTTATCAATAGAGCAACTCCAAACCGCCCCAATGCCAGCTCTCGGCTTTATGAATGTCGGAGGTGGAGTGCTTGCGACGATTATATCCGCGGATGAGAACAAAGTGGAATGGATCGATACAACCCTTGGGAGACAGGTAGATGCCATTGATAGTTTCCGGCTAAAGTGGTCTGGAATCACTTTGTTATTGGAGCGAACGGAACATTCCGGCGAGCCGGAATATACAGAGAAAAGAAGGAATGAAGTTTTAAGTTCCTTGCGGAAACCCACTGCAATGGTATTGGGCTTAGTTGCCGTATCGTGCGTTGTGGCGCTCGCTGTCATAGGAGGAGTCGATCCGAGTTTAGTTCTACCGCTATTGTTTTCAAAAATTTGTGGTACAATTGTTTGCTCAATGCTAGTGTGGGCTGGGATTGATTTGAGTAACCCCGTTCTTAGAAAGGTATGTAATCTAAGCGGTAAATCTAGTTGCGGAAGCTTACTGAGTTCAAAATCAGCACGGCTTTTTCGAGTCTTCAAATGGTCCGAAATTGGACTGATTTACTTTTTCGGTACTTTGTTGACCATTGTTACTGCAATGCTGACCGGTTCTATCAGCGAAGTCCTACCTTGGATTGGCGCTCTGAGTGTTTTGGCGTTTCCATATGCTATTTATTCGGTATCCTACCAGGCATTTATTTGGAAAAGCTGGTGTGTCATGTGCCTCGTTGTACAACTTTTGCTGCTTCTTGAACTATTATTTGTGATCTCTACCCCGGCTCCCGTCTTTTCTCACATTTCATATCAAGTTGTCGGCACTTTTATAATCGGTTTTTCAATATCTATTGCCTCTTGGTTGGCGTTCCAATCTACTCTTGTAAAGTCAATAAAATTCGCTGGTGTTAGTCGCTCTTTCGAGCAAATGAAATTCGCCTCAAACTACCTGAAATCCTTGATGGAAATGCGGGAGCCTATTCCGCCATTTTTTAATGGAATGAAGGTTGGCGGCATTGGAGACATTGAATCCGATAATGTGTTGACTGTGGTGCTGACACCTAAGTGCCGCTCATGCGCAGATATGTATGAGCAAGTAGTCAAGCTTAAAGGTCGTATGGACGATTTACGTGTCAATTTTCTTTTTGCGGCGTACAATGACATTCAAGACGAATCCGGAAAGATTGCTCGAAACTTACTGAGCTTACCAGTCGAGGAGATTAACGGAGGGTTGGCTAGATGGTTTGCGAAGCAAAACATGACGGCTGACCAATGGATAGGTGAGAACAGGAGGAATATTTCAGAGATCGAGACGGGGATAAGTCAGCTTGACTTGCATGTTAGATGGAGTGAGTTAGCCGGCATTACCAACACTCCGTTTATGATCTTTAACGATATTAAACTTCCACCATTCTATTCTGTTTCGGACATTGAAAAGCTGAGCCGATATCTACAACCTACTGGATTTGATCAAATCACATAA
- a CDS encoding glycosyltransferase has product MQKVALFLPASIKSHVFPLFSFCDVLSEEFDVYFSVSNEVLKSIVASHGYKALLTTDYRVGVGMEDSFVASTLGKSGWWSTLKCVLGDKVLKHRQKELSEVISKISPTLIFIDIFNSTDLLVLNSLGVQAQYILINPMLSTLRTPGFPNVDQDFYPKTVPAGAGKDTRFVNLIKAMVVQPKSLILRLAREYRFKHILRHNEFSTRHPISKDCTKALIFNNFREFILAPLELEISPSIRREHQVYLGLSVNDQRQSPEEDELFSSVFRNIVQGLNGRKLIYCSFGTFYEGSDRALFDFLEKLISALERIDDVVVIFSVNQLVIDTIVHNMTIKKPFYFFKSVAQLEVLKVANLFVTHGGLGSVKESIFCGTPMLVYPLDMRYDQNGNAFKVVHHGIGLKGEFRHERASDIYDKINRLLGNGVYKKNIDEMSKKLRATYSPKEIKKLLKKYIDESECL; this is encoded by the coding sequence ATGCAAAAAGTAGCACTTTTTCTTCCCGCATCGATCAAAAGCCATGTTTTCCCTCTTTTTAGCTTTTGTGATGTTTTGTCAGAGGAGTTTGATGTCTACTTCTCAGTGTCGAATGAGGTCTTGAAATCAATAGTAGCGTCGCATGGTTATAAGGCATTACTTACAACTGACTACCGAGTCGGAGTAGGTATGGAAGATTCCTTTGTTGCTTCAACACTAGGCAAATCTGGGTGGTGGTCGACATTAAAGTGCGTTTTGGGAGATAAAGTCCTCAAACATAGGCAAAAAGAATTAAGTGAAGTAATTTCAAAGATTTCGCCAACTCTAATTTTTATTGATATATTCAACAGTACTGACCTATTGGTACTAAATTCGTTAGGCGTTCAAGCCCAGTACATTTTAATTAATCCCATGCTGTCGACGCTGAGAACACCAGGCTTTCCAAATGTTGACCAAGATTTTTATCCAAAGACTGTCCCTGCTGGCGCAGGTAAAGATACTAGATTTGTAAATTTGATTAAAGCCATGGTTGTTCAGCCGAAGTCGCTGATTTTGAGACTTGCGAGAGAATACCGGTTTAAGCACATACTAAGACATAACGAATTTTCAACTCGCCATCCGATATCGAAAGACTGTACTAAGGCATTAATATTCAATAATTTTAGAGAATTTATTTTAGCTCCGCTTGAGCTGGAGATATCGCCGTCAATTCGTCGAGAACACCAAGTTTATTTAGGATTATCGGTCAATGATCAGCGTCAGAGCCCAGAAGAGGATGAACTATTTTCCAGTGTTTTCAGAAATATTGTTCAGGGTTTGAATGGGAGAAAGTTGATTTATTGCAGTTTTGGTACATTTTATGAGGGTTCAGATCGCGCACTTTTTGATTTTTTAGAGAAACTGATTTCTGCGCTAGAGAGAATTGATGATGTGGTTGTAATATTCTCTGTTAATCAACTTGTTATTGATACAATAGTGCATAATATGACAATTAAAAAGCCATTTTACTTTTTCAAAAGTGTGGCACAGTTGGAGGTTCTAAAAGTAGCTAACTTATTCGTGACGCACGGGGGATTGGGATCTGTCAAAGAGTCTATTTTTTGCGGAACACCAATGCTCGTTTATCCTTTGGACATGCGGTATGACCAAAATGGAAATGCATTCAAAGTTGTACATCATGGAATTGGCCTAAAAGGAGAATTCAGGCATGAAAGGGCGAGTGATATATATGACAAAATTAATCGACTTCTCGGAAACGGCGTATATAAGAAAAATATTGACGAGATGAGTAAGAAATTAAGGGCTACGTATTCCCCCAAGGAAATTAAGAAACTGTTAAAAAAATACATTGATGAATCCGAATGCCTCTGA
- a CDS encoding glycosyltransferase, producing MDSEILGRCTVNADVAVILTVWRRDNLREQLLAIMAQTVQPKEIWVCQNENFIDVRAILSEFPGVEHVHSSVNLKYFGRFSIARHLKAKFIWILDDDQIPSPNWLKTCLMICEAENAIVSSAGRIIPENDYLPERSNNIGKFFFGDVPQTGNSNTCAEDSIVDYGCNGWFLQQQWLRYFWETSPFTLEISEDMHLSALCKIRAGIRTIVPMQTSPINSGNLKIEYGRDEHASWTKPGFLEKRKEVLHYLIDELGWRPTMWKQAHTTKSGEATKDARFNLRLPIISRIFSLKKKLV from the coding sequence ATGGATTCTGAAATTTTAGGGCGTTGCACAGTTAACGCCGACGTAGCTGTGATTCTTACTGTATGGCGGCGTGATAATTTACGTGAACAGCTACTAGCGATTATGGCGCAAACAGTACAGCCAAAGGAGATATGGGTTTGTCAGAATGAAAACTTTATTGATGTCAGAGCCATATTGTCGGAATTCCCAGGAGTTGAGCATGTACACTCATCTGTTAATTTGAAATATTTTGGTCGTTTCTCCATCGCCAGGCACCTTAAGGCAAAGTTTATTTGGATTTTGGATGATGATCAAATACCATCCCCTAACTGGTTGAAGACCTGCCTAATGATTTGTGAAGCTGAAAACGCCATTGTAAGTAGTGCGGGAAGAATTATACCCGAAAATGATTACTTGCCCGAGCGAAGTAACAATATTGGCAAGTTTTTCTTCGGAGACGTTCCTCAAACTGGAAATTCAAATACGTGCGCGGAGGATTCAATCGTTGACTATGGTTGCAATGGGTGGTTCCTGCAGCAACAATGGTTAAGGTATTTTTGGGAAACATCTCCTTTCACATTAGAAATTTCGGAAGACATGCATTTGTCCGCTCTCTGCAAGATTAGGGCAGGCATACGTACAATCGTTCCGATGCAAACAAGTCCAATCAACTCTGGAAATTTGAAAATCGAGTATGGAAGGGATGAACATGCCTCTTGGACTAAACCGGGCTTTTTGGAAAAACGGAAGGAGGTACTACATTATCTCATTGACGAACTAGGTTGGCGCCCTACGATGTGGAAGCAAGCTCACACTACCAAGAGTGGCGAAGCGACCAAGGATGCACGCTTCAACTTGAGATTACCGATTATATCCAGAATATTCTCCCTTAAAAAGAAACTTGTATAG
- a CDS encoding site-specific integrase, protein MNFKQNLTVLFWLYRQKAKADGKAPIYARITIDGKYTEISTGKKVNPVCWDLDVKQVTGSGLEVKLANQKLAQLQTDVERIFNGLQTQFPEVTPAMVKNVYLGKPAVDQPKLAKPAAKSEQTVLEVFDEFIAKFEKRVERENASFETLKHWRSTKKKVAGFIKYHFDREDVHFSSLPDTFAEDLYDYLTLHVSKPLAEVTARKEIKWVRQIVKIGVKKKYIPSNPMEGFKCSGGDVEVIPLEFWQVEKIQQKQFSVDRISEVRDAFIFQCFTGFAYQDIYDLSPENVVLVGHRKERWLVKHRGKTEVGEMVPILPIVDQLIIKYQDHPYCIANRKLIPVNSNYRYNVYLKDIAQLCEIRDVSGGIRRLDTHDARHFFADMMLNNGVPLEDVSKMLGHRSIRTTMRYCRVRKSRISANVALVKNKLFTKAGKLRQAS, encoded by the coding sequence ATGAATTTCAAACAGAACCTGACTGTACTCTTCTGGCTGTACAGACAAAAAGCGAAAGCAGACGGCAAAGCTCCTATTTACGCCAGAATCACAATCGACGGTAAGTACACCGAAATTTCAACGGGCAAAAAAGTAAACCCGGTCTGCTGGGACTTGGATGTCAAGCAGGTCACTGGCTCGGGACTGGAAGTAAAACTGGCGAACCAGAAACTGGCCCAATTGCAAACTGACGTCGAACGGATTTTCAACGGCCTTCAAACTCAGTTCCCTGAGGTGACCCCGGCGATGGTCAAGAACGTTTACCTAGGTAAACCTGCGGTCGACCAGCCTAAACTAGCCAAACCTGCTGCCAAAAGCGAGCAAACCGTGCTGGAAGTCTTTGATGAGTTCATCGCAAAGTTTGAGAAGCGGGTAGAACGGGAGAACGCTTCATTTGAGACCTTGAAACATTGGCGAAGCACCAAAAAGAAGGTGGCCGGTTTCATCAAATATCATTTCGATCGCGAGGATGTTCACTTTTCTTCTCTTCCCGACACCTTTGCCGAAGATTTGTACGATTATTTAACCCTACATGTTTCGAAACCGCTTGCAGAGGTGACGGCCCGAAAGGAAATTAAATGGGTGCGTCAAATCGTCAAAATTGGGGTTAAGAAGAAATATATCCCTTCCAATCCCATGGAAGGCTTCAAGTGCTCTGGCGGCGATGTGGAGGTAATCCCGCTAGAATTCTGGCAGGTCGAGAAAATCCAGCAAAAGCAGTTTAGCGTTGACCGGATTTCTGAGGTTAGGGATGCATTCATTTTCCAATGTTTCACCGGCTTTGCCTATCAGGACATTTATGACCTCAGTCCGGAAAACGTCGTTCTGGTTGGGCATAGAAAAGAACGTTGGCTCGTGAAGCACAGAGGGAAGACAGAAGTGGGTGAAATGGTGCCGATCCTGCCGATCGTGGATCAACTCATAATAAAATATCAAGACCATCCTTACTGTATAGCAAACCGCAAGCTGATCCCAGTTAACAGCAATTACCGCTACAACGTATATTTGAAGGACATTGCTCAGCTATGTGAAATCCGGGATGTTAGTGGAGGTATCAGAAGGCTGGATACGCATGACGCACGACATTTCTTCGCAGATATGATGCTCAACAATGGCGTTCCTCTGGAAGATGTCAGCAAAATGTTGGGCCACCGAAGCATTAGAACAACGATGCGTTACTGTCGAGTGAGAAAGTCGAGGATTAGCGCGAACGTTGCATTAGTGAAAAACAAGCTATTTACCAAGGCAGGTAAACTTCGGCAAGCCTCTTGA
- a CDS encoding DUF6625 family protein — protein MVSGLVKCNTVVIVPYFGELPWYFWYFIKSCENNPDFHFLLIGDSFDAVDCPANVMIVPMNLNELAELICTKLGFPVQLSKAYKLCDFKPAYGLIFSDFIADYQFWAQSDIDVIFGKLSSFLTPDFLSQYDYVSVRHDYTSGCFSVFRNLDWVNRLFMLSKDYEMVYQSPGNYCFDQCNYTMDYLTNGGDLFKKFTEIESFTHVVRKEQAGERIRAHFDFILIEGLPGRIKYDRGRLIYQNRFEAILYHLYHFKRVYFPARKPAIIPKRFRISVSRIYC, from the coding sequence ATGGTTTCTGGTTTGGTGAAATGTAATACTGTGGTAATCGTTCCCTACTTTGGAGAGCTGCCCTGGTATTTTTGGTACTTTATTAAAAGTTGTGAAAATAATCCTGATTTTCACTTCTTGTTGATCGGCGACAGTTTTGACGCTGTCGATTGCCCGGCTAATGTTATGATTGTTCCAATGAATCTGAATGAGTTGGCAGAATTGATATGTACAAAACTTGGCTTTCCCGTTCAACTAAGTAAGGCTTACAAATTATGTGATTTTAAGCCTGCATATGGCCTGATCTTTTCGGATTTTATAGCGGATTATCAATTTTGGGCACAATCCGATATTGATGTGATTTTTGGAAAATTGTCATCTTTTTTAACCCCGGATTTCCTGAGCCAGTATGACTACGTAAGTGTAAGGCACGATTATACGTCCGGGTGCTTCTCAGTTTTCAGAAACCTAGATTGGGTAAACCGCCTGTTTATGCTCAGTAAGGATTATGAAATGGTTTATCAGAGCCCAGGGAATTATTGTTTTGATCAGTGTAATTATACTATGGACTATTTGACCAATGGGGGTGACCTGTTTAAAAAATTTACTGAAATTGAGAGCTTTACGCATGTAGTCCGCAAGGAGCAGGCAGGAGAGCGTATCAGAGCCCATTTCGATTTTATTCTGATCGAGGGGCTTCCGGGCAGGATCAAGTATGATAGGGGTAGACTTATCTACCAGAACCGGTTTGAAGCGATTCTTTATCACCTCTATCATTTCAAGCGGGTTTATTTTCCTGCCAGGAAACCTGCTATTATACCAAAGCGTTTTAGGATAAGTGTTAGCAGAATCTACTGCTGA
- a CDS encoding HlyD family efflux transporter periplasmic adaptor subunit — protein MAYQLWIGSFPIFFTCCIALTCWIQYPDVVTASFILTTKDPPRSMVATVNGKLIKINNLNGDVVAKGGIVAMLESPADYKQVLALETFTAQAEQWVHHDKWDELDKLDLHQFSQLGELETPFQDFFSQLEELQSSLGKNFYLQRRRLLQNDIDALANLEDNLRQQMQLTERQLDLARDDHEIQKKLFEQKTISKLEYGREKAKLVEKELPLAITKSAFIENSVRQTSKKAEMISLDNTVLIYKNKVKKSLRTLTTSLRAWKIKYLITAPVSGTLSYKIPLQEQMQVASGDQLFDIEPKTENYQGIIQIKQFNQGKLQEGQRVFVRLDGFQYREYGLLQGKLGSISATADKQDIYWGFVDLPSKLNTTYGKKLKYRSGLRGTAEIITDDKKLIWRLIEIFQSGK, from the coding sequence TTGGCTTATCAGCTATGGATCGGCTCTTTTCCTATTTTTTTCACCTGTTGCATTGCACTCACATGCTGGATTCAATATCCGGATGTAGTGACAGCAAGCTTTATTTTGACTACGAAAGATCCTCCCAGAAGCATGGTAGCGACGGTTAATGGAAAACTTATCAAAATCAACAATTTAAACGGAGATGTCGTCGCAAAAGGCGGAATCGTTGCTATGTTGGAGAGTCCGGCGGACTACAAACAAGTGCTTGCACTTGAAACCTTCACCGCTCAGGCCGAGCAATGGGTCCATCACGACAAGTGGGATGAACTTGATAAGCTTGATTTGCACCAATTTAGCCAACTCGGTGAATTGGAGACCCCGTTCCAAGACTTTTTCTCCCAGCTGGAGGAGCTTCAGTCCTCACTGGGTAAGAACTTTTATTTACAAAGGAGGCGACTCCTGCAAAACGATATCGATGCTCTTGCAAACCTTGAAGACAACCTTCGGCAACAGATGCAGCTTACCGAACGACAGTTGGATCTGGCCAGGGACGACCACGAAATTCAAAAGAAATTATTTGAGCAGAAAACCATCTCGAAATTGGAGTATGGCAGAGAAAAGGCAAAATTGGTTGAGAAAGAATTGCCTCTGGCAATAACCAAATCAGCATTTATTGAAAATTCTGTCAGGCAGACCAGCAAAAAAGCCGAAATGATTTCGCTCGATAATACTGTGCTCATCTACAAGAATAAGGTCAAAAAGTCACTCAGAACATTAACGACCAGTCTGCGGGCATGGAAAATCAAATATCTGATAACCGCCCCGGTGAGTGGGACACTCTCATATAAGATACCTTTGCAAGAGCAAATGCAGGTCGCTTCGGGTGATCAGTTGTTTGATATTGAACCAAAAACAGAAAATTACCAAGGGATCATTCAAATCAAACAATTCAATCAGGGCAAGTTGCAGGAAGGTCAACGCGTTTTCGTTCGCCTGGATGGTTTTCAATATCGTGAGTATGGGTTGTTACAAGGGAAATTGGGGAGCATCTCTGCCACTGCCGACAAACAAGATATCTACTGGGGATTTGTCGATCTGCCTTCTAAACTAAATACCACGTATGGCAAAAAGCTTAAATACCGAAGCGGTCTTCGCGGTACGGCCGAAATAATTACCGACGACAAAAAACTGATCTGGCGCCTGATCGAGATCTTCCAATCCGGGAAATAG